The following proteins are encoded in a genomic region of Triticum dicoccoides isolate Atlit2015 ecotype Zavitan chromosome 1B, WEW_v2.0, whole genome shotgun sequence:
- the LOC119350779 gene encoding uncharacterized protein LOC119350779 codes for MGKVVDSAGSSSGQKRKSDGHEDSVVPDDPNLRLSLGCIYSSVSTQCTTATTPAAVNLLLAHLPVPAAGVAIATGVQIGASPTAVAASSSRILAASASIPFMAKQPPTTSLVPPIKPDVVVPLGSPVACSAQPPSTRRRITNGVLPQPQPPSSKTGSVSQASTNGTPPAIPPFPWATNRAAIHHPISYLLDQGITTVEGEVKCKRCDVLKTVSYNIAVKFKEVRDFVTRNIHDMDDRAPAAWMTPAVPDCDGCGQRNSLRPVIALEKERINWVFLLLGQTLGLCTLEQLKYFCARTGQHRTGAKDRVLYSTYMELCSQLCPERLFNLTAERQKRGQQYS; via the coding sequence ATGGGCAAGGTCGTCGACTCCGCCGGCTCCTCGTCGGGGCAGAAGCGGAAGAGCGATGGTCACGAAGACAGTGTCGTGCCCGACGACCCCAACTTGCGGCTGTCGCTCGGCTGCATCTACAGCAGCGTGTCCACGCAGTGCACGACTGCTACGACGCCGGCCGCTGTGAACCTCCTGCTGGCGCACCTACCTGTGCCTGCGGCCGGTGTGGCCATTGCTACTGGAGTCCAGATCGGTGCCTCCCCAACTGCAGTCGCGGCATCTTCGTCGCGCATCCTCGCTGCATCGGCCTCCATCCCATTCATGGCGAAACAACCGCCGACTACCTCTCTCGTGCCGCCGATAAAGCCGGACGTGGTGGTCCCGCTCGGTTCACCGGTGGCATGTTCCGCGCAACCTCCTTCGACCCGGCGGCGCATCACCAATGGCGTACTACCTCAACCTCAGCCGCCGTCGTCCAAGACTGGCTCCGTTTCTCAGGCTTCCACAAACGGCACCCCACCCGCGATCCCGCCATTTCCTTGGGCAACCAACCGCGCCGCGATACACCACCCGATCTCCTACCTCTTAGACCAGGGCATCACCACCGTGGAGGGTGAGGTCAAGTGCAAACGCTGCGACGTCCTGAAGACGGTCTCCTACAACATCGCCGTCAAGTTTAAGGAGGTCCGTGACTTCGTGACCCGCAACATCCATGACATGGACGACCGTGCGCCAGCAGCATGGATGACCCCCGCTGTGCCGGACTGCGACGGGTGCGGACAGAGGAACAGCCTACGTCCGGTGATAGCGTTGGAAAAGGAGAGGATAAATTGGGTGTTCCTGCTGCTGGGGCAGACGCTTGGGCTATGCACGCTGGAACAGCTCAAGTATTTCTGTGCGCGCACCGGCCAACACCGCACCGGCGCCAAGGACAGGGTGCTCTACTCCACCTACATGGAGCTTTGTAGCCAGCTCTGCCCTGAAAGGCTCTTCAACCTGACGGCGGAGAGACAGAAGAGGGGTCAGCAGTATTCCTGA